Genomic window (Agrobacterium larrymoorei):
CCGATTCAGCCTCTCCCCCCTCTATCGCATTGCCTGGATTATTAAAATTGGATCGGGGAAAACGCATGACAGCCTGTACACTCATCATAAACGGACAATTGGCACAGCCACTGAGATAAAAAATAAAGGTTAACCACCTATTGCTAAAGTGGCCCGGCGCGCGAATTTCAACAGAGTTAAAGCTGGCTGTGGCCGGGGCGCCACGTCGCGGTCACGGCATCTACCCCGCCTGATCCAGCCCGCTTCATGCGGATCTTTCATCCTCTTCGACGTCAGCACATGTGGTGCTTCCAGTGTCCGAAATTAATTTCAAGCCATAACAACAAACTGAACACCGGTGACTTTACAACTGACATGTTAATGTCCTATCACTTCTTCATCAGTTTTGGAGGAGCATGCACGTGACTGGTAAGTTCGGCCTCTCGGCAGCGTTGACGACACCCTTTATGCAGGATGGCACCATTGCCATCGATGCGATGATCAAGCAGGCCGAGCGGGCGCTATCGTCCGGCTGTGACAGCATCACCCTGTTCGGCACCACCGGCGAAGGAAGCTCCATCGGCACCCGAGAGCGCGCCGATATTCTCGCCTCGTGCCTGAGTGCCGGTATCTCGCCGAAAAACATCGTCGTCGGTGTTCTGGTCGATTCGGCACAGGATGCTGCCGACCAGGCCTTTGCCGCCCTCGACGCGGGCGTGCGCAACATCCTCCTTGCTCCGCCTTCCTACTTCAAGAATGTCAGCGATGACGGTCTGTTCGACTGGTTCGCTTCCGTGTTCTCGCAGATCGGCTCAACCGCACGCGACATCCTCGTCTACAATATTCCGTCGGTAACGATGGTGACGCTGTCGGTCGAGCTTGTCGGCCGCTTGAAGCAGGCCTTCCCCGGCATCGTCGTTGGCGTGAAGGACTCCTCCGGCAATTGGCCGCATACGGAACGGCTTCTGAAGGAACATGGCGATCTGATCATCCTGATCGGCGACGAGCGGCATCTGGCTCAGGGCGTTCGCATGGGGGGTCAGGGCGCCATCTCCGGCTGCGCCAACTTCCTTCCCGCGGAAATCCGCGCCATGGCGGTCGAGGGCAAGGACGATAAGCGCGTTCAGGATCTCGTGGTCGAACTTCTGAAGTTCCCGGTGACGCCTGCGGTAAAGGTGCTTGTGTCCCACGTGACAGGCGAGACGATCTGGCATGCCGTCCGTCCGCCACTGGTTTCCATTTCCGCAGAAGATCGTAAAAAGATCGAAGCGGCATTCGGGTCGCTCTTCAGCAAACAGGCGGCTTGAAAGGGATCATAAATGGACGATGTGGCCGAACAGACGACGTTGAGAGAGAAGGCGTATGAGAGCTTTACGCACCATCTTCTCGCGCGTGACGTTCGGCCCGGCCAGTTCATTTCCCAGCGCCGCCTCGTCGAACTGACGGGCCTGCCTCTCGGAGCGATCCGCGAGGCAATCCCGCGGCTTGAAGCTGAGGGGCTGATCAAGACTGTGCCGCAGCGCGGATTGCAGGTCGCTCATATCGATATCAACCTCATCCGCGAAGCTTTTCAGTTCCGCATTCTGCTGGAAAAGGAAGCGGTGGCGAACTTCACCCGCACCGCATCCGACGATGCGATTGCAGCGATGCTGAAAGACCATCGGGAGATTGCCGAACTTGCCAAGAGCGGCAACGGCTCGCCGGAACTCGATGCACGCGCCCAGGCCGTGGACTGGGGTATGCACGACGCCTTTATCGACGCACTCGGCAACTCGATCATCTCGAATGCCTATCGCGTCAATTCGATCAAGATGCGCCTGATCAACCAGGAGCGCTTTCGCATCGCCGGCCATGTCAAATCCGTCATGGTCGAGCACCTTGCCATCATCGAGGCTGTCGAACGACGCGATGTCGACACGGCGGTCGAGAGGCTGGTTGCCCATATTCGTAGCGCGAGGGACAGAGCGCTCGCGGTTTGAAAGATCACCATAAGCCGGGATGAGGAGATCCCGGCGAATAAGAGGAGGAACTTCATGTCACATTCATTGATGAGCCCAACGCGCCGCGCCTTCCTGGCCGGCACAGCTGCCCTTGGCGGCGCCGCCATGTTCGGTGTGCGCTCCGCATCGGCCGCGGTGGACTGGAAGAAGCATGCCGGCACCACGCTTGAGGTCAATCTGGTCAAGAGCCCGCGCAGCGAAACGCTTCTCAAACACATCAAGGAATTCGAAGAGCTCACGGGCATCAAGGTCAATGCCGAGGCCACACCAGAACAGCAGCAGCGCCAGAAGGTGGTCATCGAGCTTTCCTCGGGCAAGCCAAGCTTCGACGTCGTTCACCTGAGCTACCACGTTCAGAAGCGCCAGTTCGAAAAGGGCAAATGGCTCGCCGATATCAGCGGCTTCATGAAAGACCCTTCACTGACCGATCCGTCGCTGGTCGAAAGCGATTTTGCCGCGGCCGGCATGCAGTTCGCCAAGGACAGCGACGGCGTTCTGCGTTCGCTTCCCTTCTCCGTGGATTACTGGATCCTCTACTGGAACAAGGACCTCTTCGAAGCCAAGGGCCTGAAATATCCTCAGACCTTCGAAGAGCTGGTTGCCGCCGCAGAAGCGATCACCGATCCCTCGACCAACACTTACGGTTTCGTGGCGCGCGGCCTGAAGAACGCCAATACACCGGTCTGGACCACCTTTATGCTCGGTTACGGCGCAGAGCCGATTACCGATGGCAAGATCAACACCGAATCCAAGGAAGCCGTCGAAGCGGCCAAACTCTACCAGCGCCTGATGACCAAGGCAGCACCTCCCGGTGTCTCCGGCTTCAACTGGGCCGAAGCACAGTCTGCCTTCCTTCAGGGCAAGATTGGCATGTGGCTGGATGGCGTCGGCTTCGCGCCGCCGATCGAAAACCCCGAAAAGTCCCGCGTCGTCGGCAAGACCGGCTACGGCGTGATGCCGAAGGGTCCGGCTGCGCAGGCGGCCGGCACATTCGGTGACGGTCTTGGGGTTGTCGAAGCCAGCACCAAGAAGGAAGCGGCCTATCTCTTCTGCCAGTGGGCGATCTCGCACGACATGGGTGCACGTCTTCTGCAGGCCGGTGCCGGCGTTCCGTTCCGCCAGTCCATCCTCGAGGATGCGAAGGTGCGTGAAGGCGTGAAGATGCCGGCCGAGTGGCTGGATGCCGTGGTCGGTTCCGGCAAGGTGTCGAAGCTCGCGCTTCCGGTCATCATTCCGGTGACCGAGTTCCGCGATATTTACGGCGTCGGCCTCACCAACATGATCGGCGGCGCGGATCCCGCCGCAGAACTCAAGAAGGCGACCGAACAGTTCGCACCTGTTCTGGCACGCAGCGAGGGATAATGGTGTCTGTCAGCATCGAACATAGCGCAGCGGTGACGAAACCTGCACAGAGGAGCAAGCCGCCGCGGCTTGCTCCCAACTACTGGCCTTTCGTCATTCCCGCTCTCGTCGTCATCGCAGCGGTCATCGTCTTCCCCTGGGTCTTCACCCTGTGGATGAGCGCGCAACGCTGGACGCTTGGGCAAGAGCAGAGTTTCATCGGTTTCGACAACTACATCCGCTTGGCAAGTGATGCGCGGTTCTGGGAATCGCTCTGGCACACGCTGGTCTATACGGTGCTCTCGGTTGTCGCACCGCTCTTCCTCGGCACCTTGGCTGCCCTTGTGTTCGATGCGCAATTCCCGCTGCGCGGTTTCCTGCGCGGCGTTTTCGTCATGCCGATGATGGCGACCCCGGTCGCCATCGCGCTGGTCTGGACGATGATGTTTCACCCTCAGCTTGGCGTGCTGAACTATCTTCTATCCTTCATCGGCATCGGACCGCTCGAATGGATCTACAACCAGTCCACCGTCATCCCATCGCTGGTTCTGGTTGAAACCTGGCAGTGGACGCCGCTCGTCATGCTCATCGTTCTCGGTGGTCTGGCAGCCGTTCCGCGCGAGCCCTATGAAAGTGCTGAGATCGACGGCGCCAATGCATGGCAGAAGTTCCGCTACCTCACCATGCCGATGATCGCGCCATTCCTGATGATTGCCGTCATCATCCGCTCCATCGATGCGGTAAAGAGCTTCGACATCATCTACGCTATGACGCAAGGCGGTCCCGGCACGGCATCGGAAACGATCAATATCTACCTCTACAATACCGCCTTTGCCTATTACGACATCGGTTATGCCTCGGCCATGGCCGTCGTCTTCTTCATCGTCATCATCGCGCTCTCCTTCGTTCTTCTGATGGTCCGTGCGCGCACCCAGTGGAACGAGATGGAGGATCGCTGATGTCCCGTAGAAACCTAGACCGTATCGGCCTGTTCTTCATTGCGCTGGTGATGATCTCCCCCGTCATCCTGTTCTTCCTCTGGATGATTTCGCTGTCGCTGAAATTCGAGATCGATAACGGCGCTTATCCGCCGATCCTCATTCCCGAGCGCTTCGCCTGGTCGAACTATGTGAAGGTGTTCGAGGAAAACAACTTCTTCCTCTATTTCTGGAATTCCGTGCTGGTCACGGGTGCGGCCACCATTCTCGCGCTGGTGATCGGCGTTCCGGCAGGCTACGGCATTGCGCGGCTGAAAGCGGAAAAGGCGGCAATCGTCATCATGATCGCCCGCATGACGCCCGGCCTCTCCTTCCTCATTCCGCTGTTTCTTCTGTTCCAATGGCTGAACCTGCTCGGCACACTGTGGCCGCAGATCATCATCCATCTGGTCGTGACGGTTCCAATCGTCGTCTGGATCATGATCGGCTATTTCGAGACCACGCCGAAAGAGCTGGAAGAGGCCGCAAGCATCGACGGTGCGTCGTCCTGGCAGGTGTTTCGCCTTGTGGCGCTTCCCATTGCCAAGCCCGGCATCGTGGTCTCCTTCATCCTTGCCGTCATCTTCTCGTGGAACAATTTCGTCTTCGGCATCGTGCTGGCCAGCCGCGAAACGCGAACGCTTCCGGTTGCGGTCTATAACATGCTGTCCTTCGAGCAGGTCAGCTGGGGTCCGCTTGCCGCCGCAGCGCTGATCGTCACGCTGCCGGTACTATTGCTCACCATGTTTGCCCAAAAGCAGATCGTCGCGGGCCTTACCGCAGGCGCCGTCAAGGGCGGCTGACCCGATAGATTGCTGCAAGCTTTTATTACAGGATAATCATCATGGCACCCGTCAATATTCAGAATGTCCAGAAGCGCTTTGGCGCGGTCAATGTCATCCACGGTATCGATATCGATATCCGTGACGGAGAATTCGTCGTCCTCGTCGGCCCATCCGGCTGCGGCAAATCCACCCTGCTGCGCATGATTGCTGGCCTCGAAGAGCTGAGCGATGGCGAGATCCATATCGGTGCACGCGAGGTCAGTCACCTGCCCGCCCGTGACCGCGATATCGCCATGGTCTTCCAGAACTACGCGCTTTATCCGCACATGACAGTCGCCGAGAATATGGGCTTTGCCCTGAAGCTCAAGAAGGTCGATGCCGCCGTGACGAAGGCGAAGGTAGACAAGGCCGCTGGCATTCTTGGGTTGGAGAAGCTGCTGGATCGCTACCCGCGCCAGCTCTCCGGCGGTCAGCGCCAGCGCGTTGCCATGGGCCGCGCCCTGGTGCGCGATCCGCAGGTGTTCCTTTTCGACGAGCCACTCTCTAACCTGGATGCCAAGCTGCGCGTGCAGATGCGTGGCGAGATCAAGTCGATGCACCAGCGGATCGGCACCACGACAATCTATGTGACGCACGACCAAGTGGAGGCCATGACCATGGCCGACAAGATCGTGGTGCTTCATGACGGCATCATCGAGCAGATCGGTGCGCCACTCGAACTTTACGACCGCCCGGCCAATCTCTTCGTTGCCGGCTTCATCGGTTCGCCTGCCATGAACTTCATTCGCGGACGTGTCGAAGAAGGCGTTTTCCGCACCGCCAAGGGCGTGACGCTGCCTCTGCCGCCGACTGCCAATCCCGCGTCTCTCGGTGGGCGCGAGCTGGTCTACGGCATCCGCCCTGAACACATCCGCGCTGCCGAAACGGGCATCGAAGGACGGGTGGAGCTGGTGGAAGGCACCGGCTCGGAAATCTATGCCAAGCTGAATTGCAATGGCGAAGAAATTGCCTGCCTCTTCCGCGAGCGCCTGGATATCCGCTTCGGCGATACGGTTCGTGTTGCCATCAATCCCGCTTCGGTGCACCTGTTCGATAAGGAAACCGGCAAGCGAATCTGAGCATCGATGCAAAGCGAGACACACGAAGAGAACAACGGCCGCCATGTGTTGTGCGTCGGTGCTGCCGTGCTGGACACCCTGTTTCGCGTGCATGACATGCCGACGGGGCAGGGCAAGGTGCTGCCCTATGAGATGCTACAGATTGCCGAGGGGATGGCATCGAGTGCTGCCTACACAGTTCACCGTATGGGTGGACGGGCAAGCCTATGGGGTGCTGTCGGCGATGACGAGACGGGCGCCCGTATTCTGCGTGACCTGTCCGAAAGCGGCATTGATACGTCCGGCATGACGATTGCCAAGGGTGCGCGCTCAGCGCTCTCTACCATCCTGATCGATGACCGGGGGGAGCGACTGATCGTCCCTTTCTACGATCACAGGCTCCACGAGAATAAACGCTCCTGTACACAGGCCGATCTCGCACCCTTCGATGCCGTTCTGGTGGACGTCCGCTGGCCAGAACTCGCGCTTGATGTGCTGACCGTTGCGCGACAACTTGGCAAACCCGCTATTCTGGACGGAGATGTTGCGCCGGTGGAAACGTTGGAACGGCTTGCACCCGCTGCAAGCCACATCATTTTCTCCGAGCCCGCAGCGGAACGGCTGACGGGGCTCTCTGATGTATCGGCTATGTTGCCGGTTTTACATGCGCGCTACCCGGAGACCTTCATTGCGGTGACCGCCGGGTCTTCGGGGTGCTACTGGACGGAAGCCAGAGACCCAACCGTCCATTTTCAGTCGACCAGGGCCATCGAAGCGGTCGACACGCTCGCAGCGGGCGACGTGTTTCATGGGACATTCGCTTTGGCTGTGGCGGAAGGGATGGAGAGCCGAGTCGCCATCCAACTATCGTCCGTGGCGGCCGCGCTAAAGTGTCAGGTTTTCGGTGGAAGGACGGGCACGCCGACGCGGGCCGAAGCAGAAGCGGCGATGGCCGCCTGGCTGGCAGAGGCCGCCCCTCAAGCTTGAGAAGCGGCCTGCCTTCTTTCAATCAACCTGCCAGGATCGCCAAGAGCAAAAGCGCCACGATATTGGTGATCTTGATGGCCGGATTGACCGCAGGACCGGCTGTATCCTTGTAAGGGTCACCCACCGTATCGCCGGTCACCGATGCCTTATGAGCGTCCGATCCTTTGACATGGCGCACGCCGTCCTTGTCGACGAAGCCGTCCTCGAAGCTTTTCTTGGCATTATCCCAGGCACCACCGCCCGATGTCATGGAAATTGCAACGAAGAGGCCGTTGATGATGACGCCGAGCAGCGAGGCGCCGAGGGCTGCGAAGGCAGACGCCTTGGAGCCTGAAATCAGCAACACGCCGAAATAGACGACGATCGGTGCCAGCACCGGCAGTAGTGACGGGATGACCATTTCGCGGATGGCGGCCTTGGTCAGCAGATCCACGGCCTTGCCGTAATCCGGCTTTTCCGTGCCCTGCATGATGCCCGGCTTTTCGCGGAACTGACGACGAACCTCTTCCACGATGGAACCCGCCGCCTTGCCGACGGCGGTCATGGCAATACCGCCGAAGAGATAAGGGATCAGACCGCCAAAGATCAGACCTGCCACCACGTAAGGATTGGAGAGGCTGAAGGAAATCTCTCCGACATCCTGGAAGTAGGGATAGGTCGCGCCGTTGGCCGCGAAGTAGGAGAGGTCGTTAGCGTAAGCGGCAAAGAGCACCAGCGCGCCAAGACCGGCCGAGCCGATGGCATAGCCCTTGGTTACGGCCTTTGTGGTGTTGCCGACGGCATCCAGCGCATCGGTGGCTTTTCGCACATCCGGATCCAGGCCGGCCATCTCGGCAATGCCACCGGCATTGTCGGTTACCGGACCAAAGGCATCGAGCGCGACGATCATGCCGGCAAGACCGAGCATGGCGGTCACCGCAATGCCCGTACCGAAGAGCCCCGCCAACTGGTATGTGGAGATAATGCCGCCGACGATGACGATGGCCGGAAGTGCCGTCGATTCCAGCGAGACCGCAAGACCCTGGATGACGTTGGTGCCGTGGCCGGTGACCGACGCCTGAGCGATGGAGTTGACCGGGCGCTTGTTGGTGCCAGTGTAGTACTCGGTGATCACGACAATCAGTGCCGTTACCAGGAGGCCAAGAAGGCCGCAGAAAAACAGGTTGGTACCGGTGATATCCATTCCGGCAACAGTTCCGATGGAACCCCAGCCGATGGTGAGCGAGGTCGCAACCGCAAGTCCCGCGATTGAGAAGATACCGGTGGCGATCAGGCCCTTATAGAGCGCGCCCATGATCGAATTGTTGGTGCCGAGCTTGACGAAGAAGGTACCGGCAATCGATGTCAGGATGCAGACGCCGCAGATGGCGAGCGGATAGAGCATGGCGTTTTCCAGCACCGGCGCACCGGCAAAGAAGATCGCCGCCAGAACCATTGTCGCCACGACGGAGACCGCATAGGTTTCGAAAAGGTCGGCGGCCATGCCCGCGCAATCGCCGACATTATCGCCGACATTGTCGGCAATCGTGGCCGGGTTGCGCGGATCGTCTTCCGGAATACCGGCCTCGACCTTGCCGACAAGGTCACCGCCGACATCCGCACCCTTGGTGAAGATACCGCCGCCGAGACGTGCGAAAATGGAGATCAGCGATGCGCCGAAGCCGAGCGAGACCAGCGCGTCGATCACGTCGCGCGAGCCGGTTGGGTGGCCGAGCACCGAGGTCAGGATGAAATAATAGATGGAGACGCCGAGTAGCGCCAGGCCAGCAACAAGCATGCCGGTGATGGCGCCGGACTTGAAGGCGATATCGAGACCGGCTGCGAGGCTATGGGATGCGGCTTGCGCCGTGCGAAGATTGGCTCGTACCGACACATGCATGCCGACGAAACCGGCAGCACCGGAAAGAACGGCGCCAACGACGAAACCGACTGCGGCTTCTGGAGAGAGAAGGATCCACGCAGCGATCGTAACGATGATACCGACGATTGCGATGGTCAGATATTGACGGGCGAGATAGGCCTGAGCTCCCTCGCGAATATAGCCTGCTATTTCACGCATGCGCTCATTGCCTTGATCGGCATCCAGAACGCTTTTCGTTGCCCAAATCGCATAAGCGATCGAAAGGACACCGCATAAAATTACCAATGCAATGACGGTCATTCGCACTTACCTCCCGTTGTGCCGGTTCGTCACATCTCCCCGGCGGGCGAAACCACATGCGGGGCGTGAGGCGCTGCACGCCTTACACCAGGATGAGCCATTTGTTCCCCTCCCCGGGAAGAATGGCTTGCAGTGGCAAGATTGCGTCGCGATGACGCGTCGCGTCAAGCCCGAAGATCATGCACTGATGCGTATGGTTCTGATTCAGACGGCTTTTTGCGCCCGGCTGAAAATCAATGTCAGCACGAGGATGAGGCAAAGACCGGCGACAGGCCAGATAACGAGGTTCATCACCGACCAGCCCCAGGCGGTAAAAACTTGGCCCGAGGAGAAGGACGACAGCGCGACCGTGCCGAAAAGAACGATATCGTGAAAACCCTGCACCTTGTCAGCCTCATGCGGTCGGTAGCTGGAGGACACGATCGCAGTTGCGCCAATGAATCCGAAGTTCCACCCTGCCCCAAGCAGGATCAGCGCCAGCCAGAAGTTCCAGAGTTCCACACCCATATGCGCGACAACGGCGCAGGCCATGAGAATGACGAGACCGGCCGCGACCACCTTCTCCGCGCCGAAGCGGGTGATCAGGACACCGGTGAAAAAGCTCGGGCCGAACATGGCGAGCACGTGCCACTGGATGCCAAGCGTGGCCAACTCGCTGGGAAAACCGCAGCCGATCACCATGGCAAGCGGCGCCCCGGTCATCATGAAGGTCATCAGCGCATAGGAGCCGATGCCGCAGATCATACCAGTGATGAAGCGGCGCGTGGCGATGATTTCGAGGAGAGGCCGCGCTGGGGCGCTCGCAACCGTCTGCTTCAATTCCGGTAGCTTCAAAAAGCAAAGGATCCCAACGGCTAGAAGGCCGAGCGGAACAAGAGCGATGAAAGTGCCTGCAAAGGTAACCGGCGCAAAGACATCCTTCCCGAAAATGGCAAGCTGGGGACCGACGACGGCAGAGACAACGCCGCCCGCCAGGATCCAAGAAATAGCCTTGGGCTTGTAGAAAGATGGCGAGGCATCGGCTGCCGCGAAACGGATCTTCTGGGTAAAGCCGCCGGAAAGACCGATCAGCATCAAGCCGAGCGCGAAGAGCCAGAAGTCCGTGCGAAAGAGTGCCACGGCCGCCAGAGCGCCGCCGGTGGAACACAGGAGCGCTCCGAGAATGAAGCCGGCTTTGCGCCCGAGAAAACGCGCGGCGAATGCAACCGCCACCGCGCCAAGGGCAACACCGATGTTGAAGCCGGTAAGCGGCGCTGTCGCCAGGGATTTGTCGGCTCCAAGGAGTTGGTAACCCGCAAGCGCACCCACCGAGAAACTCAACGGTCCGGCAGAACCGAGAATGGCCTGTGCAAGGGTGAGGAGGAAAACGTTGCGCTTGGCCTCAGACAATTGGCCTTCCAGGCCCGCAACCGATACCGCGCTCATCTCGTCCCCACCTTCCCAATCGGAGTATGTCCCGCAAAGACTATAACGCGGCTTGCTGGCCAGCCTTGCGGGAAATCAAAAAGTGAGGGCGTGAAACTTACCGCTTGGTCTCGCCGCGAACCTGCTTTGCGATACGATCGAGAACCGCATTGACGAGCTTCGGCTCGTCATTTTCGAAGAACGCGCGGGCGATCTCGACATATTCGGTGACGATCACGGCAACCGGAACGTCCTTACGCTCGAGGATTTCGAAGGCGCCAGCACGTAGGATGGCGCGAACGGTGGTGTCGAGACGCGAGAGCGGCCAGTCTTCCTGAAGTGCGGAACGCACCAGTGGGTCGATCTTCGTCTGGTCGCGTACAACGCCTGAAACGATCGAGCGGAACCAGGACGGGTCGGCCTTCAGATAGGTCTCGCCATCCACTTCCTTGCCGAGGCGATGCGCCTCATATTCGGCAACCACTTCCATAACGCCGGTACCGCCGACATCCATCTGGTACAGCGCCTGCACGGCAGCAAGGCGTGCAGCGCCACGCTGGTTGACGGGCTTGATGGAGGGTTGACGCGGTTCTGCGCCGTTTTCGACACTCGTCATGCGATCAACCACCCAGCTTCTTTTTCAATTCGATCATGGTCAGCGCGGCACGAGCGGCAAAACCGCCCTTGTCCTTGTCGGAACGACGAACGCGCGCCCAGGCCTGCTCGTCGTTTTCGACGGTCAGAATGCCGTTGCCGATCGCCAGCGACTCGCTGACCGTCAGATCCATGATGGCGCGCGACGATTCGTTCGCAACGATATCGAAGTGATAGGTCTCACCACGAATGACCATGCCGAGCGCAACGAAGCCATCATATTCCGTGCCGCCATTGTCTGCGCCATCAAGCGCCATGGCGATGGCTGCGGGAATCTCCAGCGCACCTGGAACGGTAATGATGTCATAGGTGGCGCCAGCCTCTTCGAGCGCGAACTTTGCGCCATCGAGCAAGGCATCGGCCATATCGTCATAAAAGCGTGCTTCCACGATGAGAAGATGAGGCTGGGACATGGGAGTTTCCTGAAAATCTGCGCCGGATGATACCGGCTTTTGGCGCGGTCAAACCATGGCTTGCCGCACTTGGCAAGCATTTTTAATGCAATGCTGCCGCGTGCGCCCCGCCGCGACCCCGAATTCTCTGCGCCGATCAGCTTCTCTGCCAGGCGAGATGAAGGCCGAGCCCCACCAAAATCGCGCCGGCTCCGCGCCGGGCCACCGTTTGCGCGAAAGCAGACCGCTTCAACCGTCCGGCCGCAAGCCCCGCAACCAGCACGACGACGAAATCCGCCGAAGTAAAGATGATGTTGACGGCAACGCCGAGGATCAGAAACTGAAGCCATATCGGAAATGCCGCGGCCGGATCGACGAATTGCGGCAGGAAGGCGAGGAAGAAGAGCGCCGTCTTCGGGTTCAACACTTCAACGACAATGCTATCGATGAAAGCCCGCTTTGCGGATTTCCGGGCAATCGTGAAGCTGCCGCTTGTTTCGCCGCTGACCCTGGCTCTGAGCATGGAGAACCCAAGCCAGATAAGATAGCAAGCGCCACCGAACTTCACCGCGAGATAAAGCCACGGCACAGCCTGAAACAGAACGGACAATCCCGCAACCGCGGCAACGATATGAACATAGCAGCCGATGTGAATGCCGAGCACTGCGAGTAGGCCAGCATAACGTCCACGCGCCATGGTCTGTGCGATGGTGTAGAGCATCGCGGGCCCTGGCACATAGGCAAAGAGCGCCGTCGTGATCAGGAATGCCGCAAGCAGTTCATAAGATGCCATTGTGAGCTCCGCAGAGTTTGGCGCTCAAGCGACGCCTTCTCCATTTTTAGGAAGCATCCTACTTTGACGGAAATTCCGCAAGCCGTGCCGCATAGCGGGCCATGGTATCGACTTCGAAATTGACAAAATCACCAGGCTTGCGATCGCCCCAGGTGGTGACGGCCAGTGTGTGGCGGATCAACAGCACATCGAAGTCTGGGCCGTCGACGGCGTTTACCGTCAGCGATGTACCATCCAGCGCCACCGAACCTTTGGGCGCGACGAATTTCGCCAGATGCTCCGGTGCGCGCAGGCGGATGCGTACCGCTTCCCCCTCCGGCTCGACGGACAGAATTTCCGCCTTGCCATCAACGTGACCGGAAACGATATGGCCG
Coding sequences:
- a CDS encoding sodium-translocating pyrophosphatase; this encodes MTVIALVILCGVLSIAYAIWATKSVLDADQGNERMREIAGYIREGAQAYLARQYLTIAIVGIIVTIAAWILLSPEAAVGFVVGAVLSGAAGFVGMHVSVRANLRTAQAASHSLAAGLDIAFKSGAITGMLVAGLALLGVSIYYFILTSVLGHPTGSRDVIDALVSLGFGASLISIFARLGGGIFTKGADVGGDLVGKVEAGIPEDDPRNPATIADNVGDNVGDCAGMAADLFETYAVSVVATMVLAAIFFAGAPVLENAMLYPLAICGVCILTSIAGTFFVKLGTNNSIMGALYKGLIATGIFSIAGLAVATSLTIGWGSIGTVAGMDITGTNLFFCGLLGLLVTALIVVITEYYTGTNKRPVNSIAQASVTGHGTNVIQGLAVSLESTALPAIVIVGGIISTYQLAGLFGTGIAVTAMLGLAGMIVALDAFGPVTDNAGGIAEMAGLDPDVRKATDALDAVGNTTKAVTKGYAIGSAGLGALVLFAAYANDLSYFAANGATYPYFQDVGEISFSLSNPYVVAGLIFGGLIPYLFGGIAMTAVGKAAGSIVEEVRRQFREKPGIMQGTEKPDYGKAVDLLTKAAIREMVIPSLLPVLAPIVVYFGVLLISGSKASAFAALGASLLGVIINGLFVAISMTSGGGAWDNAKKSFEDGFVDKDGVRHVKGSDAHKASVTGDTVGDPYKDTAGPAVNPAIKITNIVALLLLAILAG
- a CDS encoding MFS transporter yields the protein MSAVSVAGLEGQLSEAKRNVFLLTLAQAILGSAGPLSFSVGALAGYQLLGADKSLATAPLTGFNIGVALGAVAVAFAARFLGRKAGFILGALLCSTGGALAAVALFRTDFWLFALGLMLIGLSGGFTQKIRFAAADASPSFYKPKAISWILAGGVVSAVVGPQLAIFGKDVFAPVTFAGTFIALVPLGLLAVGILCFLKLPELKQTVASAPARPLLEIIATRRFITGMICGIGSYALMTFMMTGAPLAMVIGCGFPSELATLGIQWHVLAMFGPSFFTGVLITRFGAEKVVAAGLVILMACAVVAHMGVELWNFWLALILLGAGWNFGFIGATAIVSSSYRPHEADKVQGFHDIVLFGTVALSSFSSGQVFTAWGWSVMNLVIWPVAGLCLILVLTLIFSRAQKAV
- the nusB gene encoding transcription antitermination factor NusB, yielding MTSVENGAEPRQPSIKPVNQRGAARLAAVQALYQMDVGGTGVMEVVAEYEAHRLGKEVDGETYLKADPSWFRSIVSGVVRDQTKIDPLVRSALQEDWPLSRLDTTVRAILRAGAFEILERKDVPVAVIVTEYVEIARAFFENDEPKLVNAVLDRIAKQVRGETKR
- the ribH gene encoding 6,7-dimethyl-8-ribityllumazine synthase, giving the protein MSQPHLLIVEARFYDDMADALLDGAKFALEEAGATYDIITVPGALEIPAAIAMALDGADNGGTEYDGFVALGMVIRGETYHFDIVANESSRAIMDLTVSESLAIGNGILTVENDEQAWARVRRSDKDKGGFAARAALTMIELKKKLGG
- a CDS encoding LysE family translocator codes for the protein MASYELLAAFLITTALFAYVPGPAMLYTIAQTMARGRYAGLLAVLGIHIGCYVHIVAAVAGLSVLFQAVPWLYLAVKFGGACYLIWLGFSMLRARVSGETSGSFTIARKSAKRAFIDSIVVEVLNPKTALFFLAFLPQFVDPAAAFPIWLQFLILGVAVNIIFTSADFVVVLVAGLAAGRLKRSAFAQTVARRGAGAILVGLGLHLAWQRS
- a CDS encoding riboflavin synthase; translation: MFTGIVTDVGTVSELHPLAEGVRLRVATNYDPKTIDMGASISHGGVCLTVTRLPEEGSNERWYEVEAWEEALRLTTISAWATGTRVNLERALKIGDELGGHIVSGHVDGKAEILSVEPEGEAVRIRLRAPEHLAKFVAPKGSVALDGTSLTVNAVDGPDFDVLLIRHTLAVTTWGDRKPGDFVNFEVDTMARYAARLAEFPSK